The Neoasaia chiangmaiensis sequence CGGCGTCAGTCCAGCGCGTCACGCAGACGACGTTCGTAATGACGGTAATATTTATCGGCCAGCAGCTCGCTCTTGACCAGAACGGCCACGTCCGTCGTGTTGAACTGCTCATCGACGACCGCACCGTCGCCGACATAACCGCCCAACCGCAGATACCCCTTGATGAGCGGCGGCAGTTTGCTCAGGCAACGCCTGTGGTCCAGCGTATGCGGATCGCCCCGCTGCATATCGACATACCGCTCCGGCAATGCGCGGATGCGCAACGCCGGCGGGGCAAGATGATTGTGATACAGATAGGTCAGCTCGTCCGCCAGGGCATTGGGGTCGGTCCCCGACAGGCTCGCGCAGCCAAACAGCACGTCGATCCGGTGAAGGAAGATGTAGGACGCAATCCCGCGCCAGAGAAGCTGCATCGCCGCGCGCCCGCGATAGTTGCGGTCCACGCAGGAACGCCCCACTTCCAGCAGACGCCCTGGAAATTCCGTCAGCACGGAAATATCGTATTCCCCGGCCGTGTAATAACGGCCGAGCTTCGCCGCCGCGTCGCTCCGCAACAGGCGATAAGTGCCGACCACACCCGCCGCACCATCGGATACGGCATGGTCGATGACCAGAAGATGATCCGCCGCCTCATCGAAATCGTCGATGTCGCGCTTCAGACGTTCCGTCTGCGCATTCGGCTTCGCGCCCATCTCCTCGAAGAAAACCCGATACCGCAGCGCCTGCGCCGCCTCGCGTTCCTCGTCGGTCGCGGCAATCCGGACACCGAGATTGCCGCCGCGCAGTTCATGGAAACCAGTCCGCTCCAGCGCCAGCGTCGACAGGGAGCTCATGGGCGCGCGGGCGCCCTCAGCCGGCTCGCCGATCGCGCCATCCAGAGCCAACGCACGCAGCAGCTGCGTGCGAGACGGAGCGTTGGTCATGCTTCGTCCTTGTTTCTTGAAAGCGGTTCATCCACGGAATGCCCGGCGGCGGGACGCCGTCCGAACAGCTCCAGCCGATGCGAAACCAGCTCGAATCCAAGCCGCTCGGCCAGCTTCCGGATCAGCGCGACATGCTCCGCATCCTCGAATTCCACGACCTTGCCACTATCGACATCGATCAGATGATAATGATGCCCCGGTTCGCTCGCCTCGTAGCGCGCACGTCCGCCACCGAAATCGCGCCGTTCGAGAATGCCCTTCTCTTCCAGCAGACGCACCGTGCGATACACCGTCGCGATCGAGATGCGCGCATCCAGATGCGAGGCGCGACGATAAAGCTCCTCCACATCGGGATGATCTTCCGCATCCGATAGAACCTGCGCGATGACACGGCGCTGGCCCGTCATCTTCAGGCCACGCTCCATGCACAAACGCCCGATCCGAGATTCCGCGCTCACGCGGCCAGGACGCTTTTCCTCAAGTCTCGCTTCCGATACCATAATTAGCGGCGTAGCCGAAAATCCAACGCGTTGCCAGTAGGTCAATCAACGAACCGGGCAACGGCACGGGATCGCCGGATCACCCCTCGTCGCGCCGCAGGCCCAGACCGATCTTGCGCGCGAGGGAAGAACGATGATTGGCATAGTTCGGCGCCACCATGGGATATTCCGCCGGCAGGTCCCAGCGTTCGCGATATTGCTGGGGCGTCATGTTATAGGCGGTCTTCAGATGGCGCCTGAGCAGTTTCAGCTTCTTACCGTCCTCAAGACAGATGATATAATCTGGAAAAACCGATTTCTTCGGTGAAACAGCCGGCACCGGTTTCTCGACCACCAGCGGGACTTCCGGCTTGTCCACATCTGCCAGGGTCTGCTGCACGGTGCCGATCAGTGATGGCAACGCCTCGCTGGAAACGCTGTTGCTGGAAACGTAGGCACGAATAATATCGGCCGTTAGCTTTTGAACGAGCATAGTTTTATCTGCGGATGTCATGTTACGGTACGGACCCCCAAATCTTATAATATAACTATTTGAATTATCTTGATGGCTCAAGCGATTGTTGCGAGGATTCAGTGGATTTGTGTAGCAATTCAACAACAGAAATCGATATCAGCAACGAAATCTGTCCAATGACGACTGTTTACGTCCGATTGGCGATCGACCGGCTTTCTGCGGGAAACTATTTGTCCATTCTTTTAAAAGGTACGGAACCGCATCGAAATGTCGCCGCCGCCATACGGGCGCTGGGCCACGATATCCTGCGCGATGAAACACTGGACGAGCAGGCCGCCCGTTACCGGCTGCTCGTCCGCAAGTCGGCTGCCAATACCAGCGCGTCGGCACCGTCCGCATAGTAGTTCCGGCGCGTTCCGCAGCATTGAAAGCCAAGTGCCGCATAAAGACCCTGCGCGGCCGGATTGCGATTCGACACTTCCAGGAACAGCCGCGCCACGCCCTGCCACGCCAGCCTCCCGATCGCCGCCTCGAGCAACCGCCATGCCACGCGGCGGCGACGCGCTGCCGGCACGACGGCCAATGTCAGGATTTCCGCTTCATCATGCAGGCGCCTGACCATGACGAAGCCAACCGGCACCCCGGTATCCGATGCCAGCAGCACGTCGGTTCCCGGTGTGTCCAGCAGGGCCTCGATCGCCCCGGCCGACCATATCTCGCCGCCGCTGAACGCCTCGGCATGCAAATCCGCCAGAACAGCGGCATGATGACGACCGACCGATTCGATCCTTGGCGCGGGCATGTCAGCCGACAGGCGCCGGTCGCAAACCCCCTTGCGGCGGCTTGGCCTCGGGCGCGTCGACATAAAGCGGCTGTGCCACGGGGCGCGGATCGCTCATCGCGGCGGCAAGAATCGCGGTGGGCGCGGGATGACGATATGGCAGCACGACGCGCCCAGCCCGTTGATCCTCACCCAGCCAATCGACCGCATCGCCCGCCAATAATCTTCTGCCGGGCGGCAGCACGATCTCCGACGGCGCATACGCCTCGACGCGCCCATCGCCCCAGTCGACGAAACATCGATTCCGACGCGCGACATTGATGCACACGGCATCCGCCGCATCGGGCATCGCCCGGAATGCCGCCCCGAGCGACACCCCTACCGCCGGACAACCGTAACCAGCCGCAAGCCCGGCTGCGAGCGACAGTGACGCGCGCAGCCCCGTGAAGGATCCAGGCCCGACGACGGCCACGATGGCATCCGGTCCCGATGGCCAGTCGGCTTCCCGCAGGATATCGCGTGCCAGAGGCGCGAATCGCTCCGCCGCGCCACGACCCGGAATATGACGTTCGCCAACAATGCGTCCGCCATCCAGCGCCGCCAGGAATCCCGCCGCGTCATCGCCCGCCGCCGCGCCATTCAGGACGAAGACACGGCGCGCCAACCGGTCGGCTAGAGACAAAGGCACGCCTCATCGAAGGCCAGCCGCGGTGCCCTTGCGGATTTTTCCGCCCCTTCAGCGTAACCCAGCGCAACAAGGAAATTGGCGCGCCAGCCCGTGTCGGCCAATAGCCCATCCTCCACGGCAAACGCATCGAAGCCGGACATCGGCGCCACGGCAAGTCCCAGCGCCCGTGCGGCCATCAGCAGATAGCCACCCTGCAACGTGCCATTACGGAATGCCGTCTCCTCGGAAAGCCCGACATCGGCGGCAAACCAGTCCCGCAGTCCAGCTTCCGTGTTCAGGCGCGGCAGATGCTCGAAGAAGAGTGGATCATGGCATACCACCACCACCACCGGCGCGGCATCGCACCGCGCCACGTTCCCGGGCGACAAGGCCGGATGCAGACGACGGCGCGCATCCTCTGTGGTCAGGAACAGGAAACGTGCCGGTGAACAGTTGCCGGATGTCGGTCCGAGTTTCAGCAGATCGTATAATTCGACGAGCGTTTCACGTGAAACGGGGCGCGACGCGAACGCCGTTGCCGTGCGCGCTTCCCGAAACAGACGATCGAGCGCCTCCGGCCCCACCGTCTCGTCCCGCTCGGCGAGTGCCGCGTCCTCCTGCGTCACAAGATGGGACAAGGCTCAGGCCTCGACCTGCTCGACCGCGACAACTTCCGGCACATAATGCCGCAGCATGTTCTCGACACCATGCTTCAGTGTCGCGCGCGAAGACGGACAACCCGCGCAGGCACCCTGCATCGTCAGACGGACAACCCCGTCCCGATAACCGCGGAAGACGATATCGCCGCCATCTCCGGCCACCGCGGGGCGCACGCGGGTATCCAGCAATTCACGAATCTGGCTGACGACCGCCTCATCTTCCGGCGCAATCGCCTCTTCCACTTCTTCGGCGCCATCCCCATCGATCACCGCAGCACCCGAGGTGAAATGGTTCGTCAATACCGACAACACCTGCGGCTTGAGCGTGGACCATTCGGCCTGCGGCAACTTGGTAACCGAGACGAACTCCGCTCCCAGAAACACACCGGCCACGTCATCAAGCTCGAACAACGCCGCCGCCAATGGTGAACGCGACCGCGCGGCGGCGGCATCCGCGAAGTCGGCCGTGCCCCGATGCCCCATCACGTCGCGTCCCGGCAGGAACTTCAATGTGGCGGGATTGGGGGTATCCTCGGTCTCGATGAACATGGCAATTGGTCTCACTGAAGTGACGTTCGACGTCAAACGATCTCTTCTTCCTGACATGAGCGATGCATCACCGTTCCGCAAGCCCTATCCGACCAGCCCGGTCTTTATTGCGCTCTTGACCGGCAGGACCACGCGCACGCTCAGCCCGCCCTGCGGCGCACGTCCCAGCGCAACGCTGCCATTCGCCCGCTCGACCTCCCGCTTGACGATCGCAAGCCCAAGACCAAGGCCGCCGGTGCGCCGCGAGCGCGATCCTTCAAGCCGGTAAAATGGCGTCAGGACACGATCGTACTCGCTTTCGGGAATACCCGGACCGCTATCCTCCACGACGATGGTGACCTGACCCTGCGCCTTTTTCGCCGTGACATACGCGCTGCCGCCATAATGGCAGGCGTTGTCGATCAGGTTGGCAAAGACGCGCTTCGTGGCCAGGGGACGCGCCTCGATCAGGCATCGATCCGGGCCGTTATAGGCCGTGTCGCGTCCCCGGTCGTGATGGGATTCCAGCAGGGTCATCAGCATCGCCGCCAGGTCGATCATGCGGGGCGGTTCGGGATCGAGATCGCCCGCGAGATAGGCGAGCACCCCCGTCACCATCGCCTCCATCTCCTCGATATCGGATTCGATGGCCGTCTGCGCCTCGGCATCGGCCAGAAAACCGACGCGCAGACGCAACCGCGCCAACGGCGTGCGCAGATCGTGCGAGACGGCGGCCAGAACTTCGGTCCGGTCGGTTATCAGGCGCTGGATGCGGATTTGCATGGCGTTGATCGCCCGCGCCAGCCCCCGCACCTCCTTGGGGCCACGCTCGTCCAGAGGTACCCAGTCGCCCTCGCCCGTCACGCCATCCGCAACCTCGGCCAAGGCCCGCAGCGGTGTACTCAACGCGCGCACGAGCATGGCTGCCGCGATCGCAACCGCGCCAGCCGTGATCGCGGCAGACGCCAGACCGCGCGTGACGTGTCGATGACGCAGGATATTCGGCGCCACGAAATCGAGCCGACTTCCATCCGACATGCGCAACATGCCGCGCACGCTGGTGGAAGACGTCGGCTGGGCATAGATTTGCAGTCCGGCATTCCCCAGCACACGATCGAGCGCGACCAGATTCTGTTCGAGCCGACGCAACGGATAAACCGGCGTTCCGGCTTCCGGCTGGCCGGCGGGATGCCACGTAATCGTCAGGCCGCTGTCGGAAAGCAGAACGGCCAGAACCGGCCGCTGGGTAACGGGCGTCATGTCCATGACGCGCAGATCGGTGCTCAGCGCCTCGCCGAGCTGGGCAATGCGCGCGTCGTCATCGATATAGGTTTCGGCTTCCTCGTAGAAGACGGCGCTGGCGATAAACACCAGAACAACCGCCGCGAGCAGGACCATACTGACCCGACCGACCAGACCGACCGGCCAGAGACGGATGCGACGCGGCGGCAGGGGCGGCATGATCGTCGTGCGTGTCAGACCCGCTCGACTTCCGCAACGAAGATATAGCCGAGCCCGCGGACCGTCCGGATCAGCGAATCGGCATCGTTGCCCAGCTTGCGGCGCAGACGACTGACCAGCACGTCGATGCTGCGGTCCGAGACATCCCCCAGACGTGTGCGGGAAAGTTCGAGCAGCCGATCGCGCGCGATGACCCGCTGGGGATTGTCGAGGAAGCTGATTAGCAGATCATGCTCGGCCCCGGAAATATCCACGGAGGCACCGGTCGGATCGGTCAGCTCGCGCCGGCGCAGATCGAGCGCCCAGCCGGCAAAACGAAGCGTCTCGCGACGGGCGCGTTCGGTCGGCGCAACCTGCTGCACGGCACCACGGCGCAGGACCGCACGCACGCGCGCCAGCAGTTCGCGCTGGCTGAACGGCTTGGCGACGTAGTCGTCCGCACCGATCTCGAGGCCCTGAACCCTGTCCCGTTCCTCACCGCGTGCGGACACCATAATGACGGGCGTCTGCGTCAGAGGCGTCTCGCCAGGATGGGAGATGCCCTGCCCGCCGCGCAGCGCGCGACAGAGATCGACGCCGTTCGTACCGGGCAACATGACGTCCAGAACAATCAGATCGACCGGAGCGGTCGATAGCGCCTCCCACATCTCATCGCCGGAGGCCACGCTTCGAACACGAAAGCCATCCCCCTGCAGAGCACGTTGAAGCAGTGTCCGCATGCCGGCGTCGTCTTCGACGACGAGAATGCGTGCGGGGAGATCGGAGGAAGATGAATTGCTGGTCATGAGGCGAACATGTCTACATCATCAATCAAGCAAAGGGGCAAACTTTTAGTTGAGCTCCACCCCTTTGACACGAATTTGGAACCTTACTTTGCCGCGCTCGCCGGTTTGGTCAATAGAAGCTCCCAAAGCTGCGCCAGGTCACGTTCGCCATTGTCGCCCTGAACCATATCGAAGGTCTTCTCGGCGTCGGTCGTCAGGCCGCCATCCATCTGCGCCATGCCATATTCGATGGTCGCAATGTTCGGATAGGCCGGCTTCTTGCCCAGGCCCTGCTGCATGAGCGCCAGGCCCGGCTGGACCTGACCGTTCAGCACCATGTTATAGCCGGTCGTCAGTGCCGGGCCGGCGTTCGGCGCCTTGGCCGCCGCTGCCGCATCATTGGCGAGACCGGCCTTCACCGTTGCCGCGCGGCTGATGAGCATTGCCCGCAGCTTGGCTTCGCGCGGGGCCGCTGCATCCTTGCCGAGCACCCCGTTCCTGTAGCCGAGGTTCAGCAAATTCACGCCAAGCTGGGGCACGTTCTGCTGCGCCGCGCGCTCCGCCATATCCATATAATCCGAAGGATCCTTTAGCGTGCCCGTCGTGGCGCGTAGGCGCAGCAGGTTCAGTTGCAGCGCTTCGGGCAGTTTCGGATTGGCTGCGAGGTTGTGGATCAGCGCTGCCCAGTAATCCGGCTTCGAATAATATTTCGCGAGCAGCACGTAGGCATGCGTTTCGTTGCCGGGGTCCTTGAGTTCACGATAACAGGTCGCCAGGAACTGCAGCTGGTTCTCTGTCGGGATCTGCCTGGCCTTGATCTCGGCATCGATCTGCTGCTGCTGTGCGGCGGCGGCGTTCTTGTAGTCCTTCTGCATGTAATAGGACTGAACGAGCAGCGTCTGCATCTGCGGATTGGGACCGGCAGCCTTCAGATAGCGCTGGATCGCCGGCACGGCGGCAGCATAGTTCTGCGCCTTGTAGGCCATGGAGGCCTGCGCCATCATCATCTGCTGCTTGGCGGCAGCCGGCGTCCGTGACGAGCCGATCAGCACGTCATAGGCCTTGATGGCGGCCGCCGTATCACCCGACTGGGCCGCGACGGCGGCGCGCATCTGCGCGATGGTGTAAGTCTCGTAATCCGTCTTCCCGCTTATCGCGTCAGCCGCGTTCACGTCGGCCATGGCCTTGGCATAATTCTTCGACGCCAGCGCGCTTTGCGCCTGCTGCAAAGGCTTGCCGACTTTGGCACTCAGTTCGTCCGCCGCGCGGGCGACGCCCGACACCGGAGAGATCGAGGGCATGACGGCACTGGCCGCAAGCAACGCGCCCGTGAATAGAGCGGCGCGGTGATGACGGATCAATCGCAACTTACTGTCCTTCCATGAACTGGTCCTGGCCAACGATGCCCAGTTTCGTGATCCCGAGGCGCTGCGCATCCGCAAGGACATGCGCCACCGTCTTGTAGTCGGCCAGACGATTGGGATGAATATGCATCTCAGGCTGGTCGGCCTGGTTGGCCGCTTCGCTGAAATGCGCCTGCAGATCCTGTTCGGTCGTCATCGGCTCGCCATTCCACGAGATGGAATTATCGAAATCGATCGCGACAGTAACAACCTTGGGCTGCTCCGTGGACGGCGGCGGATTGCCCTGCGGCAGATCCAGCGCCACGGAATGCGTCTGCAGCGGAATCGTGATGATCAGCATGATCAGCAGCACGAGCATGACGTCGATCAACGGCGTCGTGTTGATATCGACGATACCTTCGTCTTCGTGCGTGCTGTCCGATCCGACGCTCATGGCCATGACGGCATTCTCCAAAAGGCGAATTCGCCGCGTTGCATCGAACGACGGCTGTAAATCTGGGATCGCGTCGCCGGATCGATGATGACAACGATCCGGCTCGGCGTTCGGTTGCGCGCCCGATCAGTCCGGAGCGTGCGGCTGCTCGGTGATGAAGTCGACATGATAGATGCCGGCTTCCTGACAGGTCGCCACGACACGGCCTACCGCCTCGTAGCGCGCCTTGGCGTCGCCACGAATCTGGATTTGCGGCTGCGGCTTCATCACGGCGATCTTCTCGAGACGATCGAGCAGATCCTGATGACCACGCAGCGGCGCCTCGTTCCAGTAGGCCTGACCGTTCGCCGTCACAGCCAGCACGATGTTACCCGGCTTGGTCTGCGTCGGCTGGTTGGCGTCCTTGGGCAACTGCACCTTCACCGTATGCGTCGCCACGGGGATGGTGATGAGGAAGATGATGAGCAGGACAAGCATGACGTCGACGAGTGGCGTCGTATTGATCGCCGATACAACTTCGTCTTCGTCGCCTCCTCCTCCGACATTCATGGCCATGATCAGGCAACTCGCTCAGAAGTGGTGGTGGTGGTCGGCGTCGCCATGCGCCCCGTTTCCGGCGAAACGCCGTGACGGAAACCACCCAGCAAGACGGACTGGACGTCGGCCGCGAAGTTGCGGACGCGATCCATCGCACCCTTGTTGCGGCGGACGAGCAGGTTGTAGCCCAGCACGGCCGGAACGGCGGTGGCCAGACCGATAGCCGTCATGATCAGCGACTCACCAACCGGACCGGCAACCTTGTCGATCGACGCCTGGCCCGCGATGCCGATGGCCGTCAGTGCGTGATAGATACCCCACACCGTGCCGAACAGACCGACGAACGGCGAGGTCGAACCCACGGTGCCGAGGAAGGCCAGGCCGCCCTGCAGACGCGTGTTGATGGTGTCGACCGAACGCTGGATGGACATGGCCGTCCAGCTATGCAGGTCGATCGCATCGCGCATCGAACCTTCATGATGCTCGGCAGCAACAATACCCGTCTCGGCGACGTAGCGGAACGGCGAAGCCGGCTTCAGGGCGGCAGTGCCTTCCTGAACGGACCTCTTGGTCCAGAACTCGCGCGCCGCTTCCTTGGAGGAAGAGAACACCTTGGACTGCTCGAGGAACTTGGTGACCATGATGATCCACGTGCCAGCGGACATGATCACCATGATGATCAGAACGCCACGCGCAATCACGTCGCCATTGGCCCACAGGGCGCCCAGGCCATACGGGTTGCCCTGCGGCGCAGCCTCAGCCGGCGGAGCCGCGTCGGGAGCCGGCGTGGCGGGTGCGGCGGACGGTGCCGAACCGGCGTCGGCCGGCGGCGTCGACGGAGCAGCGGCACCGGCGTCCGGAGCCGGCGTGCCGGCAGCCGGCGGCGCGGAAGCATCCGGTGCCGCGGCAGGGGGCGCCGAAGCGTCGGGCGCGGGCGCGGCGGCCGGCGGCGGTGCGTTCGGGTCGGAACTGGGGGCCGCCTGCGCGAAGGCCGTGGCCGGCACGGCCACGCCCTGTGCGACGGCCAGCGTAACTGCCAGGGCCGGGGCGGCGAGAGCGGGAAGGCGGAACAGTCTCGTCATAAACTCCATATCCTCTGAAAAGAGCCCGCAGCGAGGGACTCTGGCAGCACCGCCTCATGAACCTCCCGAGGCGGCCCGTTTCGTTAAGGGAAGGTACCGGACGCCCCGGCACTTCCTGTTGTGAGCGACGCGCCGACCGTGCCGGCCTGTCGCTCGGTTTTCCGTTCGGACCGCGCCGGAGACGCGGCCCTTCTCATCTTCAGTCGCCGTCGCCCAGCGTGAAGTTGATGTGAAGCGTGTGGTGGTGCTCGACCACGGCCTGACCGTTACGGACGGCGGGCTGGTAGCGAGCCTTGCGCAGGAACTCCATCGCCGCCTCGACGAAGGCGTGACCGCCCGACGAATTGGTGACTTCGCAGTTCGACGTGCGCCCATCGGTGCCGATATCGCAGGCGACCGTTACGCTACCCTCGCGGTTTTCCTCCAGCATCTCCTCCGGGAAGATCGGCTTCGCACCGTTGATCGGCGCAGCACCTGCGGAATGATCCGGAACCGGCGGACCCGGCGGTGCGGCCGGCGTCGGCGGAGACGGCTGCGAGGCAGTCGCCGGCGGCATCGGCGCCGGCGGCTTCTCGTGCGTCACCTGCTTGATGACGTGATGCTGCGGCGGC is a genomic window containing:
- a CDS encoding GNAT family N-acetyltransferase, whose protein sequence is MSSLSTLALERTGFHELRGGNLGVRIAATDEEREAAQALRYRVFFEEMGAKPNAQTERLKRDIDDFDEAADHLLVIDHAVSDGAAGVVGTYRLLRSDAAAKLGRYYTAGEYDISVLTEFPGRLLEVGRSCVDRNYRGRAAMQLLWRGIASYIFLHRIDVLFGCASLSGTDPNALADELTYLYHNHLAPPALRIRALPERYVDMQRGDPHTLDHRRCLSKLPPLIKGYLRLGGYVGDGAVVDEQFNTTDVAVLVKSELLADKYYRHYERRLRDALD
- a CDS encoding Fur family transcriptional regulator; translation: MVSEARLEEKRPGRVSAESRIGRLCMERGLKMTGQRRVIAQVLSDAEDHPDVEELYRRASHLDARISIATVYRTVRLLEEKGILERRDFGGGRARYEASEPGHHYHLIDVDSGKVVEFEDAEHVALIRKLAERLGFELVSHRLELFGRRPAAGHSVDEPLSRNKDEA
- a CDS encoding MucR family transcriptional regulator; translation: MTSADKTMLVQKLTADIIRAYVSSNSVSSEALPSLIGTVQQTLADVDKPEVPLVVEKPVPAVSPKKSVFPDYIICLEDGKKLKLLRRHLKTAYNMTPQQYRERWDLPAEYPMVAPNYANHRSSLARKIGLGLRRDEG
- a CDS encoding GNAT family N-acetyltransferase — encoded protein: MPAPRIESVGRHHAAVLADLHAEAFSGGEIWSAGAIEALLDTPGTDVLLASDTGVPVGFVMVRRLHDEAEILTLAVVPAARRRRVAWRLLEAAIGRLAWQGVARLFLEVSNRNPAAQGLYAALGFQCCGTRRNYYADGADALVLAADLRTSSR
- the tsaB gene encoding tRNA (adenosine(37)-N6)-threonylcarbamoyltransferase complex dimerization subunit type 1 TsaB yields the protein MPLSLADRLARRVFVLNGAAAGDDAAGFLAALDGGRIVGERHIPGRGAAERFAPLARDILREADWPSGPDAIVAVVGPGSFTGLRASLSLAAGLAAGYGCPAVGVSLGAAFRAMPDAADAVCINVARRNRCFVDWGDGRVEAYAPSEIVLPPGRRLLAGDAVDWLGEDQRAGRVVLPYRHPAPTAILAAAMSDPRPVAQPLYVDAPEAKPPQGGLRPAPVG
- a CDS encoding malonic semialdehyde reductase, giving the protein MGPEALDRLFREARTATAFASRPVSRETLVELYDLLKLGPTSGNCSPARFLFLTTEDARRRLHPALSPGNVARCDAAPVVVVVCHDPLFFEHLPRLNTEAGLRDWFAADVGLSEETAFRNGTLQGGYLLMAARALGLAVAPMSGFDAFAVEDGLLADTGWRANFLVALGYAEGAEKSARAPRLAFDEACLCL
- a CDS encoding NifU family protein; translation: MFIETEDTPNPATLKFLPGRDVMGHRGTADFADAAAARSRSPLAAALFELDDVAGVFLGAEFVSVTKLPQAEWSTLKPQVLSVLTNHFTSGAAVIDGDGAEEVEEAIAPEDEAVVSQIRELLDTRVRPAVAGDGGDIVFRGYRDGVVRLTMQGACAGCPSSRATLKHGVENMLRHYVPEVVAVEQVEA
- a CDS encoding ATP-binding protein, translated to MPPLPPRRIRLWPVGLVGRVSMVLLAAVVLVFIASAVFYEEAETYIDDDARIAQLGEALSTDLRVMDMTPVTQRPVLAVLLSDSGLTITWHPAGQPEAGTPVYPLRRLEQNLVALDRVLGNAGLQIYAQPTSSTSVRGMLRMSDGSRLDFVAPNILRHRHVTRGLASAAITAGAVAIAAAMLVRALSTPLRALAEVADGVTGEGDWVPLDERGPKEVRGLARAINAMQIRIQRLITDRTEVLAAVSHDLRTPLARLRLRVGFLADAEAQTAIESDIEEMEAMVTGVLAYLAGDLDPEPPRMIDLAAMLMTLLESHHDRGRDTAYNGPDRCLIEARPLATKRVFANLIDNACHYGGSAYVTAKKAQGQVTIVVEDSGPGIPESEYDRVLTPFYRLEGSRSRRTGGLGLGLAIVKREVERANGSVALGRAPQGGLSVRVVLPVKSAIKTGLVG
- a CDS encoding response regulator, yielding MTSNSSSSDLPARILVVEDDAGMRTLLQRALQGDGFRVRSVASGDEMWEALSTAPVDLIVLDVMLPGTNGVDLCRALRGGQGISHPGETPLTQTPVIMVSARGEERDRVQGLEIGADDYVAKPFSQRELLARVRAVLRRGAVQQVAPTERARRETLRFAGWALDLRRRELTDPTGASVDISGAEHDLLISFLDNPQRVIARDRLLELSRTRLGDVSDRSIDVLVSRLRRKLGNDADSLIRTVRGLGYIFVAEVERV
- a CDS encoding tetratricopeptide repeat protein, translating into MPSISPVSGVARAADELSAKVGKPLQQAQSALASKNYAKAMADVNAADAISGKTDYETYTIAQMRAAVAAQSGDTAAAIKAYDVLIGSSRTPAAAKQQMMMAQASMAYKAQNYAAAVPAIQRYLKAAGPNPQMQTLLVQSYYMQKDYKNAAAAQQQQIDAEIKARQIPTENQLQFLATCYRELKDPGNETHAYVLLAKYYSKPDYWAALIHNLAANPKLPEALQLNLLRLRATTGTLKDPSDYMDMAERAAQQNVPQLGVNLLNLGYRNGVLGKDAAAPREAKLRAMLISRAATVKAGLANDAAAAAKAPNAGPALTTGYNMVLNGQVQPGLALMQQGLGKKPAYPNIATIEYGMAQMDGGLTTDAEKTFDMVQGDNGERDLAQLWELLLTKPASAAK
- a CDS encoding ExbD/TolR family protein, giving the protein MAMSVGSDSTHEDEGIVDINTTPLIDVMLVLLIMLIITIPLQTHSVALDLPQGNPPPSTEQPKVVTVAIDFDNSISWNGEPMTTEQDLQAHFSEAANQADQPEMHIHPNRLADYKTVAHVLADAQRLGITKLGIVGQDQFMEGQ
- a CDS encoding ExbD/TolR family protein — its product is MAMNVGGGGDEDEVVSAINTTPLVDVMLVLLIIFLITIPVATHTVKVQLPKDANQPTQTKPGNIVLAVTANGQAYWNEAPLRGHQDLLDRLEKIAVMKPQPQIQIRGDAKARYEAVGRVVATCQEAGIYHVDFITEQPHAPD
- a CDS encoding MotA/TolQ/ExbB proton channel family protein, which translates into the protein MTRLFRLPALAAPALAVTLAVAQGVAVPATAFAQAAPSSDPNAPPPAAAPAPDASAPPAAAPDASAPPAAGTPAPDAGAAAPSTPPADAGSAPSAAPATPAPDAAPPAEAAPQGNPYGLGALWANGDVIARGVLIIMVIMSAGTWIIMVTKFLEQSKVFSSSKEAAREFWTKRSVQEGTAALKPASPFRYVAETGIVAAEHHEGSMRDAIDLHSWTAMSIQRSVDTINTRLQGGLAFLGTVGSTSPFVGLFGTVWGIYHALTAIGIAGQASIDKVAGPVGESLIMTAIGLATAVPAVLGYNLLVRRNKGAMDRVRNFAADVQSVLLGGFRHGVSPETGRMATPTTTTTSERVA
- a CDS encoding energy transducer TonB; its protein translation is MNYAEQQRSPTKYIVGIAIAVIFHIALIYALLNGLGSAIVQHLRPPIKTQIITEPKKPPPPPPPPPPPQMTTPPPPYIPPPKIQIQPPPQHHVIKQVTHEKPPAPMPPATASQPSPPTPAAPPGPPVPDHSAGAAPINGAKPIFPEEMLEENREGSVTVACDIGTDGRTSNCEVTNSSGGHAFVEAAMEFLRKARYQPAVRNGQAVVEHHHTLHINFTLGDGD